The nucleotide sequence GAAACTTCACATGAAGAATGACACAATGATTAAGTTACTTTACCTTTAGTGAAAGCTGAATGTGAATCATCATCCTCAAATCAACAGGCTTGGCAAATGACTTGCGTGACTTTATCTAGAGAAATTTTCTCTCTGTAGTCTCTGCGCTTCAGACAGATGTCAACAAAGTGTGTGGAGATTCAAACAATTGAATGTTGTGCAGTCATTGGATGAATCACACCGGGAGGACCCGCCCCCAGAACTCAAACAATATCATTGGTCGAGATAATCTCCCCGCAGCGTCATTCATCCAATGATTGTACAACATTGATTTGAATCTGCGCGCACTTTCTTGATCTGTCTGAAGCACAGAGACTATAGAGACATTTTCTATGTTTAAATTTATAACTATTTTAAGGTCTTACATCCATGTCTTACATCACTTCACCCCCATATTACCCACATCATCAAAGCTTAAGCCTTGCTTGAACTGTTGAGTCATAGCATCAAATCCGAGGCTTTCATACATCTATCACCTAttgctaaaaaaacacaaaaaacatttgtaaaccaTTGTAAAGCTTTACTCATATTGGGGTCCCTCTTTATTCACCTTATATTGTCTCTGCCTTTTGCTCTTTGTTCCCTTCGACCTGTAGAAATGTTGGAGTGACCTAATGATTTGAGGGAGCAGTAGGACTGCAATtacagctttgtattttgttgaaCATAGACTGACTGTTTGGGTCTTAATATTTAGAGAAGAAAAATTAGATCTACAAATGATTGCACCTTCACAAGGAAAAAACTCATGGATGGTACATATGCAATTTCAAGTTGTGGTCTAACATAATGTATTGAGAGACAgcttccaacatttttaaagtggatTTACAGCCTTTATTATAGCTATTATAGATAAGAGACCAATAGgtttatacaaaaatgtatgtatgcgAATATGAAGACCAATCATGTGCAAAACCTCCATAGAACATAGAAATGCATATACATCAATAATAcacatattcataaaaaacaccagagttcacacaatgctcaTTAAGCCTATaactgccagataaatctctcatATTTGCCATTATACAGATTTTTCAATCTGATGTCGGTGGCAACATTCTTGTGCTGGTTAGATGAATGCATAGACTTCCACTGTCTGAgtggctaacttccagttagtTCATTAGTATgtttggaccaaatggatcaaattctgactcattttgcaggggttgcgtgatgctcaaaaaaatgtatccactgttgtgcagccacaacagtagcaaCAGAGTATTCTGCGGCGGAGCCTGTGATGTAAGCAAGTGTTgatagtgtttttgtaattactctcattgccggagagggggggggggggggggggggggggggattcccACAGTTGGGCTTTAACTGTATGAATACATGATATTTTTGAAGGTATATCAACTGTGTACAATCTGTAACAATTATTGCATTGATTGATCCAACTATACTTAGAAGAGCCCTTGCTTGTGGGTTGTCTCGCTGAACTGCAGAATGTCTGAGGCCATGCAGTGAGGGTTCATGTTCAGGCTAGTTGAAAGGCTCCTAAAGTGCTTAAAAAGGCATGGTTGGTCCTACCTGTCTCAATACCGCTGTTAACCCCTCTTCATATAACTGCTAAGCTAAATACAAGTCCTACTCTACCGCTAGGAGTTGGCAGACCACTATACCAACATCTGTGATTTATTCATGTCTACATAATTACAAACAGGCAAGGGACATAATTGTCACTGTCAATCATTAAGAGATCTTTCAGTCTCAACAACCAGGATGGAACATAGGatacaacaaacatacatttcatgaccatttgattttgatatttagCCCCAACACCACTATGCTGTGCATCAAGACCTAAATACAATAGCTCTCTTTAGCTTCAAATAGCCTATAACTGGCAAATTCTGAAGAATGATGGCAgtgtacacacaatatataaaaaatttccctctgaagaagagtgtcagacggatatattggatagttaattgtaattactgtcaaatactgtttatatacagtaaatctcatctctctcttctcattggaaaagtctgtagatatattggatagttgcttgtaattactttcaaataatgtttatataaagtaatgattattaaaattatgctTTTGTAAGCCATTTTCACATGATcctattttttgtacagtataaaaccaatatttaccaggaatttactgtaaatagatgaaataatcacatacaattaaagaTACCATTAACgggtgttaaaggagggtaatttgaatataattttacataacttctttgtgttttccatCCAGAAATCTGTGCTTTCATGTGACATTCTTAaggataaattggataattctatgaatttacaaaagaatactgtataaaacaagccttcatttaaattaagtaattttagggtatttcttcaatgttttttctttttttgtgcagatttatacatttggtaaacattctagcaatattttataattaatttttatttttagttggactgtaaaaatgcagataccgtctacagtaaatatctgtattttaaaaaaaaattctctgtaGAATAACGAAAGgatgttttactgttatttgacgctaactgtttggcaacttttgctgccagactttctaccatttttttacaattttttttttttttttttacactaaatttaaagttttgccgtaaaaaaacccagaaagttgccttaattttacattcagtaataggatgtgtattttttgtattttttttacataggattcaatgtaatttaaccattaagtaattgaataatcctgttaaaaaaactataatattccattattttaatttacagattacagcctttatttatggtgaatatttttaataaaaaaaatttactgtgtttttatggcatttacacttaatttagaaaaaacaaaaaaaaacctgtaaaataatacagtaaatttctttGAAATAACTGGTCTGGCTGGTCTGTCGTGCTGGCTTTCTGTATATACACGAATTAATTAAAAGGTGGGAATGAATTATATCTCGTGCGCATGAATTGATCAAAACGTGGGAACGAATTGTACCTCGTGCGCTCGATGTAGTAAAATGTGGCCTTGATATATATAGAGAATTTTTGCCAGTACACTTTTGTAAATAATGTAGTGGACATTATCTTTTATCTGCATGATTGGCTGCTCTAAGGATGTTTGTAATTGAGTATGGTACCAACACAAAAAATCTTTTCAAATGACAGATTCACTGAGCTGAGGCTGAAGAAATAACATCATGGGGAGCAAATGCTCTGCACTCTGGAGGGATAAAATAAAGGAGGAGGAGTGCTACAAACCTGACCAAAAGAAGGAGGTTCCCACCACagtgaaaagagaagagaagtcTCCTCTCCTCCAAAAAAGGCCATCTGTGCAGAAGAAGGGTGGAGCTGTAAAGCAGAGAACAGAGGATGAGACTTCAGGGAGGCAAGAAGAAGAGACTGCTTCTGAAAAAATTGGTTGCAGGGAGAAGAATGTCACTCTGGCACATGACTGTACTGTCCTTGAAGCTGAAGTTGACACCACAAGGTGAGGCTTGCATCAATTTCACATTAATTTGACATAATACACCAAACAGTGTGTACATAAATAACTGAaattatatatgaatatatggtaaatataaacaaacatgaaacttCTAGTAGTTACAATCATTGTTAACTGTTAACTCTGTAAAGCAtagttgtctttgttgtttgtcaGTTGTCGCCTCTCTGTGACACATGATTCTGATTCAGACACAGAAGAGAAAGGTGGGTTTTCTTTTCTCCAATGTTCATTCATATGAAAgaattataaaattatatttacgTATAGAAGGTCTTGATTTTAATTGGCATAACTATTAAAATCACCCTTTGTCATAAAATGAAAGTCAGAAGAAAATGTTGCATTTGTACATGCTTTAGAGGCCATTAGTAGTGCTGCATGTTTATAATAGATATCCAAGTCCAAAATATCATACAGTTATAATGAGCTGTGCCATCATGTGTTTGTTATCTCTTTCAAGAAGCTTACTGGGTAGACAACAACAGGGCTAGGCTCATTCAGAGTGTCACTTTGGTGATGCCAGTAGTGGACGAGATGCTTCAGCAACGCGTCATCCATAAAGAGATGTACTCCAACATTCAGGCTGCCAAAACCACCCAGGAGCAGATGAGGGTGCTGT is from Thunnus maccoyii chromosome 18, fThuMac1.1, whole genome shotgun sequence and encodes:
- the LOC121883881 gene encoding uncharacterized protein LOC121883881, with amino-acid sequence MGSKCSALWRDKIKEEECYKPDQKKEVPTTVKREEKSPLLQKRPSVQKKGGAVKQRTEDETSGRQEEETASEKIGCREKNVTLAHDCTVLEAEVDTTSCRLSVTHDSDSDTEEKEAYWVDNNRARLIQSVTLVMPVVDEMLQQRVIHKEMYSNIQAAKTTQEQMRVLYSALTSTKAKSVFSRILKEIQPKICETEEVIKEVIKKHKAHLRERFTYELEGTETDRKDVKSLDKIYTELHIIQGESDCVNEEHEIWEIEDKARNQTSEGTKIHYAGRY